A region of Solanum dulcamara chromosome 7, daSolDulc1.2, whole genome shotgun sequence DNA encodes the following proteins:
- the LOC129896445 gene encoding inorganic pyrophosphatase 1-like — protein sequence MAGIIVVFDFDKTIIDLDSDNWVVDELGATDLFNQLLPTMPWNSVMDRMMKELHEQGKTIKDIEQVLKRAPVIPRVIPAIKAAHGLGCDLRIVSDANVFYIETILKHVGIHDCFTETNTNPGYVDEEGKLRILPHHDCHGCSYNTCPPNMCKGLVIERIQASLAKEGKKRMIYLGDGAGDFCPTLKLKEEDFVLPRKDFPCWKLINENRDLIKAEIHGWNDGEEQEHILLQIINAITIEEN from the exons ATGGCTGGAATTATTGtggtttttgattttgataaGACGATTATCGATTTGGATAGCGATAATTGGGTGGTGGATGAATTGGGCGCTACTGATTTGTTCAATCAACTTCTTCCTACCATGCCATGGAACTCTGTTATG GATAGGATGATGAAGGAACTTCATGAACAAGGCAAAACAATTAAGGACATTGAACAAGTACTGAAACGAGCACCTGTAATTCCCCGGGTTATTCCCGCCATTAAAGCGGCTCATGGTTTAGG ATGTGATTTGAGGATAGTAAGCGATGCGAATGTCTTCTACATCGAGACGATTTTGAAACATGTAGGAATACATGATTGCTTCACGGAGACTAACACAAATCCAGGCTACGTTGATGAGGAAGGAAAACTTAGAATTCTTCCTCACCATGATTGTCATGGCTGCAGCTACAATACCTGCCCTCCCAACATGTGCAAG GGCCTAGTGATAGAAAGAATACAAGCTTCATTGGCTAAGGAAGGGAAGAAAAGAATGATCTATCTCGGTGACGGAGCAGGAGATTTTTGTCCAACCTTGAAGTTGAAAGAGGAAGATTTTGTTCTGCCAAGGAAAGATTTCCCCTGCTGGAAATTAATCAATGAAAACCGCGATCTCATAAAAGCAGAAATCCACGGTTGGAATGATGGAGAAGAGCAAGAACACATTCTGCTTCAGATAATTAATGCGATTACCATCGAAGAGAATTAA
- the LOC129896444 gene encoding inorganic pyrophosphatase 1-like produces the protein MAGIIVVFDFDKTIIDLDSDNWVVDELGATDLFNQLLPTMPWNSVMDRMMKELHEQGKTIKDIEQVLKRAPVIPRVVPAIKAAHALGCDLRIVSDANLFYIEMILKHLGIHDCFTEINTNPGYVDEEGKLRILPHHDFHTSSHGCRSNTCPPNMCKGLVIERIQASLAKEGKKRMIYLGDGAGDFCPSLKLKEEDFVMPRKDFPVWKLINENRDLIKAEIHGWNDGEEQEHILLQIIKAITNEENQFLSVDCKFQTIPVNAVHEAMPKALPVPY, from the exons ATGGCTGGAATTATTGTGGTATTTGATTTTGATAAGACGATTATCGATTTGGATAGTGATAATTGGGTGGTGGATGAATTAGGCGCTACTGATTTGTTCAATCAACTTCTTCCTACCATGCCATGGAACTCTGTTATG GATAGGATGATGAAGGAACTTCATGAACAAGGCAAAACTATTAAGGACATTGAACAAGTACTGAAACGAGCACCTGTAATTCCCCGGGTTGTTCCCGCCATTAAAGCTGCCCATGCTTTAGG GTGTGATTTGAGAATAGTTAGCGATGCGAATCTCTTCTACATCGAGATGATTTTAAAACATCTGGGAATACATGATTGCTTCACAGAGATCAACACAAATCCGGGCTACGTTGATGAGGAAGGGAAACTTAGAATTCTTCCTCACCATGATTTTCACACTTCCTCTCATGGCTGCCGCTCCAATACTTGCCCTCCCAACATGTGCAAG GGCCTAGTAATAGAAAGAATACAAGCTTCATTGGCTAAGGAAGGGAAGAAAAGAATGATCTATCTTGGTGACGGAGCAGGAGATTTTTGCCCAAGCTTGAAGTTGAAAGAGGAAGATTTTGTTATGCCAAGGAAGGATTTCCCTGTCTGgaaattaataaatgaaaatCGCGATCTCATAAAAGCAGAAATCCACGGGTGGAATGATGGAGAAGAGCAAGAACACATTCTGCTTCAGATAATTAAAGCAATTACTAACGAAGAGAATCAATTTTTATCAGTTGATTGCAAGTTCCAGACGATTCCGGTTAATGCAGTTCATGAAGCCATGCCGAAAGCTCTTCCTGTGCCTTACTAA